In Arctopsyche grandis isolate Sample6627 chromosome 13, ASM5162203v2, whole genome shotgun sequence, one DNA window encodes the following:
- the LOC143920881 gene encoding uncharacterized protein LOC143920881: protein MQTIMWSRRRIIAIIIISIIAYILLRNKNYKYSTETVLKNVHAQAVWEFSADFSNTKKHLIPYMDKFSIVSESGNYDHWKYSVKYEETLPVWPYLKAYADGHISVRTDGGKYVISSDHNLCYLYGLACSKSHCDFYMSDKGKEDTLYREEIVYECPPLLSSWCAKMAHLTRTWYIDNLKVYFKQK from the exons ATGCAAACAATCATGTGGAGTAGACGACGCATCATAGCAATTATCATCATAAGTATTATTGCATATATACTTTTGCGAAACAAGAATTACAAATATTCAACGGAGACTGTTCTGAAAAATGTACATGCCCAAGCCGTCTGGGAATTCAGTGCCGACTTCAGCAACACGAAAAAACACTTGATTCCTTACAT GGACAAATTTTCTATAGTGTCTGAGAGTGGTAACTACGATCATTGGAAATATTCTGTTAAATATGAAGAGACTTTACCGGTGTGGCCGTATTTAAAAGCGTACGCCGATGGACACATTTCGGTCAGAACTGACGGAGGCAAATATGTCATTTCTTCTGATCATAACCTTTGCTATTTGTATGGATTGGCTTGTT CGAAATCTCACTGTGATTTCTATATGAGCGATAAAGGTAAAGAAGATACTCTTTACAGGGAAGAAATAGTGTACGAGTGTCCGCCATTATTGAGCAGTTGGTGTGCGAAAATGGCACATCTGACTAGAACCTGGTATATAGataatttgaaagtttatttcaaacaaaaataa